Proteins encoded together in one Campylobacter peloridis LMG 23910 window:
- a CDS encoding M23 family metallopeptidase: MVFARKKSNKKWLFIILAIIIIGILLLFNTKMFESKPPVIQTKSDTIYSNLVDPIAIEINDDSALKDVKVSLFKDKELNAQVLVNEQIKGKQKNIHFDLKLPKPAYKENINSYKLVIEASDSSFWNFFLGNKAVKEVKVIIDTNKPFVEILDNSYQIEQGGVGSVVFKANDENLQEVYILNDKEKKFKAIPFVKQGYYAALIPWDAKDEHFRAYVVAVDKAGNINKQRIRYYFANKKYRVSNIKVSDRFLDGKIQNLAQQYAPKDRELSRLEKFKFVNEDLRASNEVLIHDITSKVPDTMVNDFKINLFIPLKNGKKVADFADHRFYSYNNQPFSSSYHMGLDIASIKEAPIISNNDGEVVFVQENGIYGLNIIIYHGFGIYTLYGHCTNVEVSVGDRVRAGDVIGTTGTTGLALGDHVHFGVLVQGVEVRPEQWQDAKWIKDNIYSVLNASKKRILSE, from the coding sequence ATGGTTTTTGCACGCAAAAAATCAAATAAAAAATGGCTATTTATAATTTTAGCAATTATAATAATAGGAATTCTTTTATTATTTAATACCAAAATGTTTGAGTCAAAACCTCCTGTGATACAAACAAAATCTGATACTATCTATAGCAATTTAGTTGATCCTATAGCTATTGAAATAAATGATGATAGTGCTTTAAAAGATGTTAAAGTTAGCTTATTTAAAGATAAGGAATTAAACGCTCAAGTTCTTGTAAATGAGCAAATTAAAGGAAAACAAAAAAATATTCATTTTGATCTTAAGCTACCAAAACCAGCTTATAAAGAAAATATAAATTCATACAAGCTCGTTATAGAAGCAAGTGATAGTAGTTTTTGGAATTTCTTTTTAGGAAATAAGGCTGTTAAAGAAGTTAAGGTTATTATCGATACAAATAAGCCTTTTGTTGAAATTTTAGATAATTCTTATCAAATTGAACAAGGTGGTGTAGGTAGTGTTGTATTTAAGGCAAATGATGAAAATTTACAGGAAGTATATATATTAAATGATAAAGAAAAGAAATTTAAGGCAATTCCTTTTGTAAAGCAAGGTTATTATGCGGCATTAATACCATGGGATGCTAAAGATGAGCATTTTAGAGCCTATGTTGTTGCAGTGGATAAAGCAGGAAATATCAACAAACAAAGAATTAGATATTATTTTGCAAATAAAAAATATCGTGTATCTAATATAAAAGTTAGTGATAGATTTTTAGATGGTAAAATACAAAATTTAGCACAGCAGTATGCCCCAAAAGATAGAGAATTAAGTAGATTGGAGAAATTTAAATTTGTAAATGAAGATTTAAGGGCGTCTAATGAGGTTTTAATCCATGATATAACAAGTAAAGTTCCTGATACTATGGTAAATGATTTTAAGATTAATCTTTTTATTCCTTTAAAGAATGGAAAAAAAGTTGCTGATTTTGCTGATCATAGATTTTATTCTTATAATAATCAACCATTTAGCAGTTCTTATCATATGGGACTTGATATAGCTAGTATAAAAGAAGCTCCTATTATAAGTAATAATGATGGAGAAGTGGTTTTTGTGCAAGAAAATGGAATTTATGGTTTAAATATTATTATTTATCATGGTTTTGGTATTTATACTCTTTATGGACATTGTACTAATGTAGAAGTGAGCGTTGGAGATAGGGTTAGGGCAGGTGATGTTATAGGAACTACTGGAACTACTGGATTAGCACTTGGTGATCATGTGCATTTTGGAGTTTTGGTTCAAGGTGTTGAGGTGCGTCCTGAGCAATGGCAAGATGCAAAATGGATTAAAGATAATATTTATAGCGTTTTAAATGCAAGTAAAAAAAGAATTTTAAGTGAATAA
- the thrB gene encoding homoserine kinase — MKILVPATSANLGPGFDCLGLSLKYFNQTIVEKSNFFSISVHGEGENNIYLKKNNTFVNIFYEIYQRLSGKKDNFRFVFQNNIPLSRGMGSSSAVIVAAIACAYELSGFKVEKNTILNEALKYENHPDNIAPATLGGFVCALTHNDKVLAIKKEIDKNLQAIITIPNMPMNTQKSRSVLAKKISLEDGVFNLCHASFLTACFLEKKYDLLKYASLDKLHQNQRMNLLPELFEVQKISLDNNAIMSTLSGSGSSFFTLAYKDDAKKIKEKLKNKFIKFRIKLLEFDDEGFKIC; from the coding sequence ATGAAAATTTTAGTTCCAGCAACTAGTGCAAATTTGGGTCCAGGATTTGATTGTTTGGGTTTGAGTTTAAAGTATTTTAATCAAACCATAGTAGAAAAATCAAATTTTTTTAGTATTAGTGTGCATGGAGAAGGTGAGAATAATATTTATCTTAAAAAAAACAATACTTTTGTAAATATTTTTTATGAAATATATCAAAGACTTAGTGGTAAAAAAGATAATTTTCGTTTTGTTTTTCAAAATAATATTCCTTTATCAAGAGGTATGGGAAGTTCATCGGCTGTTATAGTAGCAGCCATTGCTTGTGCGTATGAATTAAGTGGTTTTAAAGTAGAAAAAAATACTATTTTAAATGAAGCATTAAAATATGAAAATCATCCTGATAATATAGCTCCAGCAACTCTTGGTGGATTTGTATGTGCTTTAACTCATAATGATAAAGTATTGGCTATAAAAAAAGAAATTGATAAAAATTTACAAGCAATTATTACTATACCTAATATGCCAATGAATACCCAAAAATCAAGATCGGTTTTAGCAAAAAAAATTAGCCTAGAAGATGGAGTTTTTAATCTTTGTCACGCTTCGTTTTTAACTGCTTGTTTTTTAGAAAAAAAATATGATTTATTAAAATATGCAAGCTTAGATAAACTTCATCAAAATCAAAGAATGAATCTTTTACCTGAACTTTTTGAAGTCCAAAAAATTTCTTTGGATAACAATGCTATCATGAGTACACTTTCAGGTTCAGGTTCGAGTTTTTTTACTTTAGCTTATAAAGATGATGCTAAAAAAATTAAAGAAAAACTTAAAAATAAATTTATTAAATTTAGAATAAAGCTTTTAGAATTTGATGATGAAGGTTTTAAAATTTGCTAA
- a CDS encoding glycoprotease: MLGIYENERLLEIIESDLKISEVLPKILKDLLLKYELKELIYVHGPGSYMGIKISYVSLQTLAIIKNIPLRAVSAFELNNNTPIRANKHLCFVKNQNDEIILEKTQAGNFFMPQSLKDLNLSKENTPFYVLDAVN, from the coding sequence ATGCTTGGTATTTACGAGAATGAGAGATTATTAGAAATAATTGAAAGTGATTTAAAAATAAGCGAGGTTTTGCCAAAAATTTTAAAAGATCTTCTTTTAAAATATGAATTAAAAGAGCTTATTTATGTGCATGGACCAGGTTCTTATATGGGTATAAAAATTTCTTATGTTTCTTTGCAAACTTTGGCTATTATAAAAAATATTCCTTTAAGAGCAGTTAGTGCTTTTGAATTAAATAACAACACACCTATAAGAGCAAATAAACACTTATGTTTTGTAAAGAATCAAAACGATGAAATTATATTAGAAAAAACACAAGCAGGAAATTTTTTTATGCCCCAAAGTTTAAAAGATTTAAATTTGAGTAAAGAAAATACACCTTTTTATGTTTTAGATGCGGTTAATTAA
- the rbfA gene encoding 30S ribosome-binding factor RbfA: MNPSEIKKLRTESILKELIPEALANLDNENLRNLCVVDVECKKGRYDAFVYLDKMFFNTHEQESILNQLKKASRALQNYCMSEQGWYKCPNFHFKFDDRLEYQNHMDALFEKIKKERNES; the protein is encoded by the coding sequence ATGAATCCATCAGAAATTAAAAAACTTCGCACTGAAAGTATATTAAAAGAGCTTATTCCTGAAGCTTTAGCGAATTTGGATAATGAGAATTTGCGTAATTTATGCGTAGTAGATGTAGAATGTAAAAAAGGCAGATACGATGCTTTTGTGTATTTAGATAAGATGTTTTTTAATACGCACGAGCAAGAGAGTATATTAAATCAGCTTAAAAAAGCATCTCGTGCTTTGCAAAATTATTGTATGAGCGAGCAAGGCTGGTATAAATGTCCAAATTTTCATTTTAAATTCGATGATAGATTAGAATATCAAAATCATATGGACGCACTTTTTGAAAAAATAAAAAAGGAAAGAAATGAATCTTGA
- the lpxC gene encoding UDP-3-O-acyl-N-acetylglucosamine deacetylase, which translates to MNQTTIAKEVKGIGIGLHKGEPISIKLEPLEAGSGIVFYRSDLGISYEAKPENVIDTKMATVIGDHRGYVSTIEHLMSAINAYGIDNVRIVLDANEAPVMDGSSIGFCMMLDEAGIKELDEAKKILIIKKTIEVKEDNKFVRLSPTDMPIINYTIEFDNPIIGKQNYCFEFSKENYINEIARARTFGFLKDVKALRAMNLGLGGSLENAVVIDDNRILNPEGLRFKDEFVRHKILDAIGDLTLLGFRVFGDYTSYAGSHKLNHLLTKELLKDSSAYEIVSLEKNTHKIYEKVFA; encoded by the coding sequence ATGAATCAAACAACGATAGCAAAAGAAGTTAAAGGCATAGGTATAGGATTACATAAAGGTGAGCCAATTAGTATAAAATTAGAACCTTTAGAAGCAGGCAGTGGTATAGTATTTTATAGAAGTGATTTGGGAATTTCTTATGAAGCTAAACCTGAAAATGTGATTGATACTAAAATGGCAACGGTGATAGGTGATCACAGAGGCTATGTTTCCACAATAGAGCATTTAATGAGTGCTATTAATGCTTATGGTATAGATAATGTGCGTATAGTATTAGATGCCAACGAAGCTCCTGTGATGGATGGTAGTAGTATAGGTTTTTGCATGATGCTTGATGAAGCAGGTATAAAAGAACTAGATGAAGCTAAGAAAATTTTAATTATTAAAAAAACAATTGAAGTTAAAGAAGATAATAAATTTGTGCGTTTAAGTCCTACGGATATGCCTATTATAAATTATACTATTGAATTTGATAATCCTATTATTGGAAAACAAAATTATTGTTTTGAATTTAGTAAAGAAAATTATATAAACGAAATAGCAAGAGCTAGAACTTTTGGATTTTTAAAAGATGTAAAGGCTTTAAGGGCTATGAATTTAGGACTTGGTGGAAGTTTAGAAAATGCAGTTGTAATTGATGATAACCGCATTTTAAATCCTGAAGGTTTGCGTTTTAAAGATGAATTTGTGCGTCATAAAATTTTAGATGCTATTGGGGATTTAACCTTGCTTGGGTTTAGAGTTTTTGGTGATTATACTTCTTATGCAGGTTCGCATAAACTTAATCATCTACTGACTAAAGAGCTTTTAAAAGATTCTAGTGCTTATGAAATAGTAAGTTTGGAAAAAAATACACATAAAATTTATGAAAAGGTATTTGCATAA
- the infB gene encoding translation initiation factor IF-2 has translation MADVKISEIAQELGYTSKEIIEKANEMGLEDIKSPNKKVSSEIAVAIYEYVQSGKILDVVKKQQKTTTKKTTTKKSSKKEEVKEDKKTNKKEEKSSLKTSEKKKQTKEELATKEDIPNNETKKEEIKDEIKLDEKLGSNLNLAKRRGLVIVKKKKEENKENTKAREEKPSNQNTQGLSLSMIFSNSDESLKRKKKEKKNHPAVSKKETTTKMDLLGDKDFADISLEDDDMVVLPDFSVKESKPVQLANKKQPNILKQSLNNSINPFGNEGIQRRSRKKPPKKVEKKENEAITSVNIPKEIRVYEFADKIGKNTGEIISKLFMLGLMTTKNDFLDEAAIEILAEEFGIEINIIDEANEFDYVKDYDDNQIQENLSQRAPVITIMGHVDHGKTSLLDFIRKSRIVSGEAGGITQHVGAYMVEKNGRKITFIDTPGHEAFTAMRARGASITDIVIIVVAADDGVKPQTKEAINHAKAANVPIIIAINKMDKENANPDMVKTQLAEMEIMPVEWGGSYEFVPVSAKKGDGIEDLLEIVLLQADILELKANPNTKAKASIIESSLQKGRGPVATIIVQNGTLKVGDTMVAGVAYGKVRAMSDDQGKVLKEIKPGECGVIIGLSEVADAGETLIVVDSDKQAREYANKRHEYNRQKELSKSTKVSIDELGAKIKEGNLKALPVILKADVQGSLEALKASLEKLRNDEIKVNIIHSGVGGITQSDIELASASENSIVLGFNIRPTGDIKEHAKDKGVEIKTYNVIYNLLDDVKALLGGMMSPIISEEQLGQAQIRQVINVPKLGQIAGCMVSEGVINRGAKIRLIRDGVVIFEGNVSSLKRFKDDVKEVAKGYECGVGIEGCDDMRVGDYIESYKEVEERASL, from the coding sequence ATGGCAGATGTAAAGATTAGCGAAATAGCTCAAGAGCTAGGATATACTAGTAAAGAGATTATAGAAAAAGCCAATGAAATGGGCTTAGAAGATATAAAATCACCCAATAAAAAAGTATCTTCTGAAATAGCGGTTGCTATATATGAATATGTTCAATCAGGTAAGATTTTAGATGTGGTAAAAAAACAGCAAAAAACAACTACGAAAAAAACAACTACGAAAAAATCAAGCAAAAAAGAAGAAGTTAAGGAAGATAAAAAAACAAATAAAAAAGAAGAAAAATCTAGTTTAAAAACTTCTGAAAAGAAAAAACAAACAAAAGAAGAATTAGCAACCAAAGAAGATATTCCAAATAATGAAACAAAAAAAGAAGAAATAAAAGATGAGATTAAATTAGACGAAAAATTAGGTTCTAATTTAAATTTAGCTAAAAGAAGAGGCTTGGTTATTGTTAAAAAGAAAAAAGAAGAAAACAAAGAAAATACCAAAGCAAGAGAAGAAAAGCCTAGTAATCAAAACACTCAAGGTTTAAGTTTAAGTATGATTTTTTCAAATTCTGATGAAAGTTTAAAAAGAAAGAAAAAAGAAAAGAAAAACCATCCAGCAGTTAGCAAAAAAGAAACTACAACAAAAATGGATCTTTTGGGAGATAAAGATTTTGCTGATATTTCTTTAGAAGATGATGATATGGTGGTATTGCCTGATTTTAGTGTTAAAGAAAGCAAACCGGTTCAACTTGCAAATAAAAAACAACCAAATATTTTAAAACAATCATTAAACAACTCTATTAATCCATTTGGAAATGAAGGAATTCAAAGAAGAAGTCGCAAAAAACCACCTAAAAAAGTAGAAAAAAAAGAAAATGAAGCAATAACAAGCGTAAATATACCTAAAGAAATTCGTGTTTATGAATTTGCTGATAAAATAGGAAAAAACACAGGTGAAATCATCTCAAAGCTTTTTATGCTAGGACTTATGACTACTAAAAACGATTTTTTAGATGAAGCAGCTATTGAAATTTTAGCTGAAGAATTTGGCATAGAGATAAATATAATAGACGAAGCAAATGAGTTTGATTATGTAAAAGATTATGATGATAATCAAATACAAGAAAATCTAAGTCAAAGAGCACCAGTTATCACTATAATGGGGCACGTTGATCATGGTAAAACTTCTTTACTTGATTTTATAAGAAAATCACGCATTGTTAGTGGCGAAGCAGGTGGAATTACTCAGCATGTTGGTGCTTATATGGTAGAAAAAAATGGCAGAAAAATTACTTTTATAGATACTCCAGGCCATGAAGCATTTACAGCTATGCGTGCAAGAGGAGCTAGCATAACAGATATTGTTATTATAGTTGTAGCAGCAGATGATGGTGTAAAACCTCAAACAAAAGAAGCCATAAACCACGCAAAAGCAGCAAATGTGCCTATAATAATAGCAATTAACAAAATGGATAAAGAAAATGCAAATCCAGATATGGTAAAAACTCAACTTGCTGAGATGGAAATAATGCCAGTTGAATGGGGCGGATCTTATGAATTTGTGCCAGTTTCAGCTAAAAAAGGTGATGGCATAGAAGATTTATTAGAAATTGTTTTATTACAAGCTGATATTTTAGAATTAAAAGCAAATCCTAACACAAAAGCAAAAGCAAGTATTATAGAATCATCACTTCAAAAAGGAAGAGGCCCTGTAGCTACTATAATAGTGCAAAATGGGACTTTAAAGGTTGGAGATACTATGGTAGCAGGCGTTGCTTATGGTAAAGTGCGTGCTATGAGTGATGATCAAGGAAAGGTTTTAAAAGAAATAAAACCAGGTGAATGCGGAGTTATCATAGGACTTAGTGAAGTAGCTGATGCAGGTGAGACTTTGATAGTAGTAGATAGCGATAAACAAGCTAGAGAATATGCAAATAAACGCCACGAATACAACCGCCAAAAAGAGCTTAGCAAATCTACAAAAGTAAGCATAGATGAGCTTGGTGCTAAGATAAAAGAAGGGAATTTAAAAGCATTGCCAGTTATTTTAAAGGCCGATGTGCAAGGATCTTTAGAAGCTCTTAAAGCTAGTTTAGAAAAGCTTAGAAACGATGAAATAAAAGTAAATATTATACATAGTGGAGTAGGTGGCATAACTCAAAGCGATATAGAGCTTGCAAGTGCTAGTGAGAATTCTATAGTCTTAGGATTTAATATACGCCCAACAGGTGATATAAAAGAACATGCAAAAGATAAAGGCGTAGAAATAAAAACTTATAATGTAATTTATAATTTATTAGACGATGTAAAAGCCTTGCTTGGTGGTATGATGAGCCCTATTATATCAGAAGAGCAATTAGGACAAGCTCAGATCCGTCAAGTCATAAATGTGCCAAAACTAGGACAAATAGCAGGTTGTATGGTAAGTGAAGGCGTTATTAATCGCGGTGCAAAAATAAGACTTATAAGAGATGGTGTTGTGATATTTGAAGGCAATGTAAGCTCATTAAAACGCTTTAAAGATGATGTAAAAGAAGTAGCAAAAGGCTATGAATGTGGTGTAGGCATAGAAGGATGCGATGATATGAGAGTAGGTGATTATATAGAAAGCTATAAAGAAGTAGAAGAACGAGCTAGTTTATGA
- a CDS encoding McrB family protein encodes MIEFSNEDRENFIKAIDELVKQVDDCILRNKKTRKGKISVENSSSHNIKRYLEFIDKKYNYSFKISIGNSWGFLSDDSWIMFVRNDLLKENLINSEKIAPTKGVYIFIAYSGYFQNNKHLVLKFGFPKNDIENSRCLAVDKMERDGYLKKFDFVYNLNNKDKLIKDFSDMMNYFNSLNESDFKINESNKIQNKQLNFEDNNPPLNQILYGPPGTGKTYHTIDKALEILGENLKDRDDKKAKFDEYVKNGQIVFTTFHQSYGYEEFVEGIKPRIDNEENSKEIEYEIKDGIFKELCQKALENRDSIKNFNFHINKLKEKVKVDDNNPEKYFELPNTKYSIQYRNGRTFRIKFDDMSKNHKDYPVNIDNIEKLYKTSSIDEIYNSAYVKAILNYLKSQGLEDYKEKDEKANLPYIIIIDEINRGNVSKIFGELITLIEPSKRIGEEEEIKVKLPYSGKDFGVPKNVYIIGTMNTADRSITSLDTALRRRFEFVEMMPDISKLSTNCEGVNLQELLKAINTRIEYLLDREKTIGHAFFIGIDNLEKLKNVFQNKIIPLLQEYFYNDYALIDAVLNYNGMLEKQDIDKKYLKNIQEFENDKIIYKFSDSQKWDEKTFIDIYEK; translated from the coding sequence ATGATTGAATTTTCTAATGAGGATAGAGAAAATTTTATAAAAGCAATAGATGAATTAGTAAAACAAGTAGATGATTGCATATTAAGAAATAAAAAAACACGAAAAGGTAAAATTAGTGTTGAAAATTCTTCTAGTCACAATATTAAGCGATATTTAGAATTTATTGATAAAAAATATAACTATTCTTTTAAAATTTCAATAGGAAATTCATGGGGTTTTTTGAGTGATGATAGTTGGATAATGTTTGTTAGAAATGATTTGTTAAAAGAAAATCTTATTAATAGTGAAAAAATAGCTCCTACGAAGGGAGTTTATATATTTATTGCATATTCTGGATATTTTCAAAATAATAAACATTTGGTATTGAAATTTGGTTTTCCTAAAAATGATATTGAAAATTCAAGATGCTTAGCAGTTGATAAAATGGAGCGTGATGGATATTTAAAAAAATTTGATTTTGTTTATAACTTAAATAACAAAGATAAATTAATAAAAGATTTTTCAGATATGATGAATTATTTTAATTCTTTAAATGAAAGCGATTTTAAAATTAATGAAAGCAATAAAATACAAAATAAACAATTAAATTTTGAAGACAATAATCCACCTTTAAATCAAATTCTTTATGGGCCTCCAGGGACGGGAAAGACTTATCACACTATAGATAAAGCTTTGGAGATTTTAGGTGAAAATTTAAAAGATAGAGATGATAAAAAAGCAAAATTTGATGAGTATGTAAAAAATGGACAAATAGTTTTTACTACTTTTCATCAAAGCTATGGATATGAAGAATTTGTAGAAGGTATAAAACCTCGCATAGATAACGAAGAAAATTCTAAAGAAATAGAATATGAAATAAAAGATGGAATTTTTAAAGAACTTTGTCAAAAGGCTTTGGAAAATAGAGATAGTATAAAAAATTTTAATTTTCATATAAATAAATTAAAAGAAAAAGTAAAAGTGGATGATAATAATCCAGAAAAATATTTTGAATTGCCAAATACTAAATATTCTATTCAATATAGAAATGGAAGAACATTTAGAATTAAATTTGATGATATGAGTAAAAATCATAAAGATTATCCAGTAAATATAGATAATATAGAAAAATTATATAAAACTTCTAGTATAGATGAAATATATAATTCAGCATATGTTAAAGCTATATTAAATTATTTAAAATCACAAGGTTTAGAAGATTATAAAGAAAAAGATGAAAAAGCAAATTTACCTTACATAATCATCATAGATGAGATTAATCGTGGTAATGTAAGTAAGATTTTTGGTGAGCTTATAACTTTGATAGAGCCTAGTAAAAGGATAGGTGAAGAAGAAGAAATAAAAGTAAAATTACCTTATAGTGGTAAAGATTTTGGAGTGCCTAAAAATGTTTATATCATAGGCACTATGAATACAGCTGATAGAAGCATTACTTCACTTGATACAGCTTTGCGAAGACGCTTTGAATTTGTAGAGATGATGCCTGATATAAGCAAATTATCTACAAATTGCGAAGGTGTTAATTTGCAAGAATTATTAAAAGCTATTAATACTCGCATAGAATACTTACTAGATAGAGAAAAGACTATAGGACACGCATTTTTCATAGGCATTGATAATTTAGAAAAATTAAAAAATGTTTTTCAAAACAAAATCATTCCACTTTTGCAAGAGTATTTTTATAATGATTATGCGTTGATAGATGCGGTTTTAAATTATAATGGTATGCTAGAAAAACAAGACATAGATAAAAAATATTTAAAAAATATTCAAGAATTTGAAAATGATAAGATTATTTATAAATTTAGCGATAGTCAAAAATGGGATGAAAAAACTTTTATAGATATATATGAAAAATAA
- a CDS encoding DUF448 domain-containing protein translates to MKNHIPIRMCIVCKGRYEKQKLHQFQIKNSQIITKVAFGRSLYICDFCLEKDEKNLQKAFLKASKGNFHGSIKQQDLKEIFFNGRCKD, encoded by the coding sequence TTGAAAAATCATATACCCATTAGAATGTGCATAGTTTGCAAAGGACGCTATGAAAAACAAAAATTGCATCAATTCCAAATTAAAAATTCTCAAATAATCACAAAAGTGGCATTTGGAAGAAGTTTATATATTTGTGATTTTTGTTTAGAAAAAGATGAAAAAAATTTGCAAAAGGCCTTTTTAAAGGCTTCTAAGGGCAATTTTCATGGTAGTATAAAACAGCAGGATTTAAAGGAGATATTTTTCAATGGCAGATGTAAAGATTAG
- the rimP gene encoding ribosome maturation factor RimP, which yields MNLEALCKEANLSFYDDELVSENGKKIYRIYVQKEGGVGLDDCARLSEILSPIFDVEPPVNGEYFLEVSSCGLERKLSKLDHFAKSINELVKITTNEKEKIKAKIISVNDENISLEDLETKEKITINFNDIKKAKTFVEW from the coding sequence ATGAATCTTGAAGCCTTATGCAAAGAAGCAAATCTTAGTTTTTATGATGATGAATTAGTAAGTGAAAATGGTAAAAAAATTTATAGAATTTACGTGCAAAAAGAAGGTGGAGTAGGGCTTGATGATTGTGCTAGGCTTAGTGAAATTTTATCGCCTATTTTTGATGTAGAACCACCTGTAAATGGAGAATATTTTTTAGAAGTGTCAAGTTGTGGGCTTGAAAGAAAGCTTAGCAAGCTAGATCATTTTGCAAAAAGCATAAACGAGCTCGTAAAAATCACTACAAATGAAAAAGAAAAAATAAAAGCAAAAATTATAAGTGTAAATGATGAAAACATAAGCTTAGAAGATTTAGAAACTAAAGAAAAAATCACTATAAATTTTAATGATATAAAAAAAGCTAAAACCTTTGTGGAGTGGTAA
- a CDS encoding chorismate mutase / prephenate dehydrogenase, with amino-acid sequence MKVGIVGLGLMGGSLGLSLRENKLIDIVCGYDINKKFEQIALEKNLVDKIVDFEKIKLCDVIFLAIPVNAIVNILKDLENVSQKNTIIELGSTKEEISKTLTPNLKKHFIAAHPMAGTENSGPNAAVKDLYKNAVCVLCDSEQASHIHQKRAIEIFSDLGMKIVFMDSVSHDHHTAIISHLPHVISFSLANFVMKEENKKNIAHLGGPSFKDMCRIAKSNPKMWSGIFQQNKQNLLDCIELFQKELKECKKMIEKSDINELESWIKDANKLREIL; translated from the coding sequence ATGAAAGTAGGTATAGTTGGACTTGGCTTAATGGGAGGTTCTTTAGGGCTTAGTTTAAGAGAAAATAAACTTATTGACATAGTTTGTGGATATGATATTAATAAAAAATTTGAGCAAATTGCATTAGAAAAAAATTTGGTTGATAAAATAGTAGATTTTGAAAAAATTAAACTTTGCGATGTAATTTTTTTAGCTATACCTGTTAATGCCATTGTAAATATTTTAAAAGATTTAGAGAATGTTTCACAAAAAAATACCATCATTGAACTTGGTAGCACTAAAGAAGAAATTTCAAAAACCTTAACACCTAATTTAAAAAAGCATTTTATAGCAGCACATCCTATGGCAGGAACTGAAAATAGCGGTCCAAATGCTGCTGTGAAAGATTTATATAAAAATGCAGTTTGTGTGCTTTGTGATAGTGAACAAGCAAGCCATATACATCAAAAAAGAGCTATTGAAATTTTTTCTGACTTGGGTATGAAAATTGTTTTTATGGATAGTGTTTCTCATGATCATCACACGGCTATTATTTCTCATTTACCTCATGTAATTAGTTTTTCTTTAGCTAATTTTGTTATGAAAGAAGAAAATAAAAAAAATATAGCTCATCTTGGAGGGCCTTCATTTAAAGATATGTGTAGGATTGCTAAGTCTAATCCAAAAATGTGGAGTGGAATTTTTCAACAGAATAAACAAAATTTATTAGATTGTATTGAGCTTTTTCAAAAAGAATTAAAAGAATGTAAAAAAATGATAGAAAAAAGTGATATTAATGAGTTAGAATCTTGGATAAAAGATGCAAATAAATTAAGAGAAATTTTATAA